One segment of Methylotuvimicrobium sp. KM2 DNA contains the following:
- the rlmJ gene encoding 23S rRNA (adenine(2030)-N(6))-methyltransferase RlmJ — protein MLSYRHGFHAGNFADVLKHSLLCLTIIELKKKDKPFVYIDTHAGAGAYSLQSPFAEKTGEYRQGIGRLYPNETSHPLLDSYFTGVRSLNTDNKLSHYPGSPEFVRALMRSQDRMQLSELHGSDFAFLQERFRNERQISVAQEDGLKKLMKKLPPVQKRGLIFIDPSYEVKEDYSRVVETLAKAYRRFSTGLYCLWYPVIRRETVDNLMVELAETGIRKQLRIEHCVLPDSEELGMTGSGLLFINPPWQLESQARELLPWLNDRLTDGTGTWSVDWLVPE, from the coding sequence ATGCTCAGTTATCGTCACGGATTTCATGCCGGCAATTTCGCCGATGTCCTCAAACACAGCCTGCTTTGTTTGACGATCATAGAACTCAAGAAAAAAGACAAACCCTTCGTTTATATCGACACACATGCCGGCGCCGGGGCCTATTCTTTGCAGTCGCCCTTTGCCGAAAAAACCGGCGAATACCGTCAAGGCATTGGACGTCTATATCCCAACGAAACCTCTCATCCTTTGCTCGATAGTTATTTTACTGGAGTTCGCTCGTTAAACACCGATAATAAACTAAGCCATTATCCCGGGTCGCCGGAATTTGTCCGAGCGCTGATGCGATCTCAAGACAGAATGCAACTTAGCGAACTGCACGGGAGCGACTTTGCGTTCTTGCAAGAACGCTTCCGTAACGAACGTCAAATCAGCGTGGCTCAAGAGGATGGCTTAAAAAAGCTAATGAAAAAACTGCCTCCGGTACAAAAAAGAGGATTGATTTTTATCGACCCGAGTTATGAAGTGAAGGAGGATTACAGCCGTGTGGTTGAAACGCTCGCAAAAGCATACCGGCGCTTTAGCACCGGTTTGTATTGTCTTTGGTATCCTGTGATTCGCCGGGAAACGGTCGATAATTTAATGGTGGAACTTGCGGAAACCGGCATCAGGAAACAATTGCGAATAGAACACTGTGTGCTTCCGGACAGCGAGGAATTGGGCATGACCGGATCGGGCTTGTTGTTCATCAATCCGCCTTGGCAATTGGAAAGCCAGGCCCGCGAATTACTGCCTTGGCTGAACGATAGACTTACGGATGGAACGGGGACTTGGTCTGTCGATTGGCTGGTTCCGGAATGA
- a CDS encoding ABC transporter ATP-binding protein, with protein sequence MIRLEDIHRYFQVGEQTVHALDGIDLTIEHGEYLSVMGPSGSGKSTLLNVIALLDQPSSGRYFLNDRDITQYSDDELAKVRRENIGFVFQFFHLIPRLTAAENVEMPMMLAGIDRKERQQRIETALKQVGLSDRAGHRPDQLSGGQLQRVAIARAMIMNPGILLADEPTGNLDSKSGAEIIDLLERLNEQGVTMVVITHDQAIGGRAKRKIRIVDGKIEAET encoded by the coding sequence ATGATTCGCCTGGAAGACATTCATCGGTACTTTCAAGTAGGGGAACAGACGGTGCATGCGCTCGACGGTATCGATCTGACCATTGAGCACGGCGAATACCTATCGGTGATGGGGCCGTCGGGTTCCGGGAAGTCGACCTTATTGAATGTGATCGCGCTGCTGGATCAGCCTAGTTCCGGTCGCTATTTTTTAAATGACCGGGATATTACACAGTACAGTGATGACGAATTGGCCAAGGTGCGGCGCGAAAATATCGGCTTCGTATTCCAATTTTTTCATTTGATCCCACGCCTTACCGCCGCCGAAAATGTTGAAATGCCGATGATGCTGGCCGGAATCGACCGCAAGGAACGGCAACAGCGAATCGAAACAGCCTTGAAGCAAGTCGGTTTATCCGATCGAGCCGGGCATCGGCCCGATCAATTATCCGGCGGCCAGTTGCAGCGCGTCGCGATCGCCCGCGCGATGATCATGAATCCCGGCATTCTTCTGGCCGACGAGCCGACCGGCAACCTCGACAGCAAATCGGGCGCCGAAATCATCGATCTATTGGAGCGACTTAACGAACAAGGCGTGACTATGGTGGTGATCACGCACGACCAAGCGATCGGCGGGCGGGCCAAGCGCAAGATTCGTATCGTGGACGGCAAAATTGAAGCCGAAACGTGA
- a CDS encoding efflux RND transporter periplasmic adaptor subunit, with the protein MSRSALISLAVIGAIVGAYYYAKRPKPVEVEVYVLTEGEVKATVSNTRVGTVKACRRSYLAPATGGQVAALHVAEGDGVKQNQLLLEIWNDDLKAQVELQSAQIKVNRANAEQICELAAGASREADRLIKLQRSKQFVSVDMVDKAVTQAKAQQANCRSARINVEAGIANLNVAKAAVERTIIRAPFDGVVAEVNAEAGEFVTPSPPGILTLPPIDLLDLSCLYISAPIDEVDAAHIRTGMQACVSLDAFSGERCSGKVSRIAPYVLEKEKQARTVEIEVILTDPKDLEGLMPGYSADVEVLLARKDSALRLPAEAILGTERVLLIGAEGVLEERRFEPGLANWNFTEVVSGLDKGDRVVYSVGQEGIEQGVAVREKQ; encoded by the coding sequence ATGAGCCGATCGGCACTGATAAGCCTTGCGGTGATCGGCGCTATCGTTGGCGCTTATTATTACGCGAAACGACCCAAGCCGGTCGAAGTCGAAGTTTATGTCTTGACCGAAGGCGAGGTTAAGGCGACCGTGTCGAATACCCGCGTAGGCACCGTAAAGGCTTGCCGAAGATCCTATCTGGCCCCGGCCACCGGCGGTCAGGTGGCAGCCTTGCATGTCGCGGAAGGCGATGGCGTCAAACAGAATCAATTGCTGCTCGAAATCTGGAATGATGATTTGAAGGCGCAAGTCGAGCTTCAATCGGCACAAATTAAAGTCAATCGGGCCAATGCCGAACAAATTTGCGAGCTCGCCGCCGGCGCGAGCCGCGAGGCCGACCGGCTGATCAAGTTACAACGCAGCAAACAATTCGTTTCGGTCGATATGGTCGACAAGGCCGTGACCCAGGCCAAGGCGCAACAAGCCAATTGTCGGTCTGCCCGCATTAACGTCGAGGCCGGTATTGCGAATTTGAATGTCGCCAAGGCCGCCGTCGAACGCACGATAATACGCGCGCCGTTCGACGGTGTCGTCGCTGAAGTCAACGCTGAAGCGGGCGAATTCGTCACGCCGTCGCCGCCCGGCATTCTCACGCTGCCGCCGATCGATTTGCTGGATCTCAGTTGTTTGTATATCTCGGCGCCGATCGATGAAGTCGATGCCGCACATATTAGAACCGGGATGCAGGCTTGCGTGTCGCTCGATGCGTTTAGCGGCGAGCGTTGCTCCGGCAAGGTATCGCGCATCGCGCCTTATGTCTTGGAAAAGGAAAAGCAGGCGCGCACCGTCGAAATCGAAGTCATATTAACAGACCCGAAGGATCTTGAAGGCTTGATGCCCGGTTACAGCGCCGATGTCGAAGTGCTGTTGGCGCGTAAGGACAGCGCCTTGAGACTGCCCGCCGAAGCGATTCTAGGCACCGAACGGGTTTTGTTGATAGGAGCCGAAGGCGTTCTTGAAGAGCGCCGCTTCGAGCCGGGCTTGGCGAATTGGAATTTTACCGAAGTCGTGTCGGGGCTCGACAAGGGCGATCGGGTCGTGTACTCGGTAGGCCAGGAAGGCATCGAACAAGGCGTTGCGGTACGCGAAAAGCAATGA
- a CDS encoding DUF5765 domain-containing protein, translated as MCWSGEASTVLAAAGLSTAVYVARKGESNELWIPLVYFALMELLQAATYVYINLCDNPNNQILTLFGYVHIAFQPFFVNMVAMYFIPESVKLKIRTTVYTICAMGSLAMLVKMFPFDWAGSCQIGIEGFCGPATCSVSGDWHIAWQMPLNGLMSGPQSWLFGFDWGLHAFTYILVSFYLPLLYGSWRFVGFHYLIGPFVSDLTTTDPNEYAAVWCLFSIALCVSVIKTPIRKHLHVKTWPYYHRQVSDAL; from the coding sequence ATGTGTTGGAGTGGAGAAGCATCGACCGTTTTGGCGGCCGCTGGGCTGTCGACGGCGGTTTATGTCGCCAGGAAAGGTGAATCGAACGAATTGTGGATTCCCTTGGTGTATTTTGCATTGATGGAACTCCTGCAAGCGGCAACTTATGTTTATATCAATCTATGCGACAACCCGAATAATCAGATATTGACGCTTTTTGGTTATGTTCACATCGCGTTTCAGCCATTCTTTGTTAATATGGTCGCGATGTATTTCATTCCGGAAAGCGTCAAATTAAAAATTCGCACGACTGTTTATACGATTTGCGCGATGGGCTCGTTAGCGATGCTAGTTAAAATGTTTCCTTTCGATTGGGCAGGGTCATGCCAAATCGGTATCGAAGGATTTTGCGGACCGGCTACCTGTTCGGTATCCGGCGATTGGCATATCGCCTGGCAAATGCCGTTGAACGGCCTGATGTCCGGGCCGCAAAGCTGGCTGTTCGGTTTCGATTGGGGTTTGCACGCCTTTACTTACATATTGGTGTCTTTCTACCTGCCGTTACTTTACGGATCTTGGCGTTTTGTCGGATTCCATTATTTGATTGGGCCGTTCGTTTCCGACCTGACCACGACTGACCCGAACGAATATGCCGCTGTTTGGTGCCTATTTTCGATTGCATTATGCGTATCGGTTATCAAAACGCCAATCCGCAAGCATTTGCATGTCAAAACATGGCCTTATTATCATCGTCAAGTATCTGACGCGTTATAA
- a CDS encoding NADP-dependent isocitrate dehydrogenase: protein MTKIPVKSPVVELDGDEMTRIIWHFIKQELILPYLDLTIDYYDLSIQQRDATEDQITIDAAHAIKKHGVGIKCATITPDEGRVQEFNLKKMYKSPNGTIRNILDGTVFREPIICRNVPRLVPNWTQPICIGRHAFGDQYRATDFLTKGKGTLRISFTPDDGGEVQDFEVYHFEGDGVALAMYNTDESIAGFARSCFNVALDRGWPLYLSTKNTILKKYDGRFKDIFEAVYQAEYKDRFAEQGITYEHKLIDDMVASALKWNGAFVWACKNYDGDVQSDTVAQGFGSLGLMTSTLVTPDGQTMEAEAAHGTVTRHYRMHQQGKKTSTNPIASIFAWTRGLAFRGKLDGNQALIDFCDTLEKVCVETVEAGQMTKDLALCIHGDELNDSHYLTTEDFLNVLRTNLERRLST, encoded by the coding sequence GATCGACTATTACGATTTGAGTATTCAACAACGCGATGCGACCGAAGATCAAATTACGATCGATGCCGCTCATGCGATAAAAAAACACGGCGTCGGCATTAAATGCGCGACGATCACGCCGGACGAAGGGCGTGTTCAAGAATTCAATCTGAAGAAAATGTATAAATCGCCGAACGGGACGATACGGAATATTCTCGACGGCACCGTGTTCCGAGAGCCGATCATTTGCCGAAACGTACCCCGGTTGGTCCCGAATTGGACGCAACCGATCTGCATCGGCCGTCACGCCTTCGGCGATCAATACCGAGCGACCGATTTTTTAACGAAAGGCAAAGGTACGCTGCGCATAAGCTTTACGCCGGATGACGGCGGCGAAGTTCAGGATTTCGAAGTCTATCATTTCGAAGGCGACGGCGTGGCCCTGGCGATGTACAACACCGACGAGTCGATCGCGGGATTTGCGCGCAGTTGTTTCAATGTCGCACTGGATCGCGGCTGGCCGCTGTACTTGTCGACCAAGAACACGATTCTGAAAAAATACGACGGCCGCTTCAAGGATATATTCGAAGCGGTCTATCAGGCCGAATACAAGGATCGTTTCGCCGAGCAAGGCATCACTTATGAACATAAGCTGATCGACGATATGGTCGCATCGGCATTGAAATGGAACGGCGCATTCGTCTGGGCCTGCAAGAATTACGACGGCGACGTGCAATCCGATACGGTCGCGCAAGGTTTCGGTTCGTTGGGACTAATGACTTCGACCCTAGTGACGCCGGACGGTCAAACCATGGAGGCCGAAGCCGCGCACGGCACAGTAACGCGGCATTACCGCATGCACCAACAAGGCAAAAAGACCTCGACCAACCCCATAGCATCGATTTTCGCCTGGACGCGGGGCCTTGCATTTCGAGGCAAGTTGGACGGCAATCAGGCCTTGATCGATTTTTGCGACACGCTTGAGAAGGTTTGCGTCGAAACCGTCGAAGCCGGGCAAATGACCAAAGACCTGGCGCTGTGCATTCACGGTGACGAGTTGAACGACTCGCATTATTTGACTACCGAAGACTTTTTAAACGTGTTGCGAACGAATCTGGAGCGGCGCCTGTCAACATGA